In Streptomyces sp. NBC_00414, a single window of DNA contains:
- a CDS encoding tetratricopeptide repeat protein — MTTEDRTAADSVTGTADWDERVAAVWAGFDRNPDTDAADFRALIDALVAELPADSPSGPFERACAWDSTGHSDKAVPLYREALALGLDGYRGRRAKIQLSSSLRNLGQAEEGVKLLSPELVGVSDELDDAVRATLALCLASLGREREGLSLALGALAPHLPRYQRSMANYARLLVEPDGQSPAQPEK, encoded by the coding sequence GTGACGACAGAGGACAGGACAGCAGCGGACAGCGTGACAGGCACGGCGGACTGGGACGAGCGCGTGGCGGCCGTCTGGGCCGGCTTCGACCGGAACCCGGACACGGACGCGGCGGACTTCCGGGCGCTGATCGACGCGCTCGTCGCCGAGTTGCCCGCCGACAGCCCGTCCGGCCCCTTCGAGCGGGCCTGCGCCTGGGATTCGACCGGCCATTCGGACAAGGCCGTGCCGCTGTACCGGGAGGCCCTCGCGCTCGGCCTCGACGGCTACCGGGGCCGGCGCGCCAAGATCCAGCTGTCCAGCTCACTGCGCAACCTCGGACAGGCGGAGGAGGGCGTCAAACTCCTGTCGCCCGAACTCGTCGGCGTGTCCGACGAGTTGGACGACGCCGTACGGGCGACGCTCGCGCTGTGCCTGGCGAGCCTCGGCCGTGAGCGCGAGGGCCTCTCGCTCGCGCTGGGCGCCCTCGCCCCTCATCTGCCGCGCTACCAGCGGTCCATGGCGAACTACGCGCGGCTGCTCGTGGAACCGGACGGACAATCCCCCGCGCAGCCGGAGAAATAA
- a CDS encoding response regulator transcription factor, translating to MRVVLAEDLFLLRDGLVRMLEAFDFEIAAAVESGPELTRALAETAPDVAVVDVRLPPSHTDEGLQCALAARRARPGFPVLVLSQHVEQLYARELLADGAGGVGYLLKDRVFDAEQFIDAVRRVAAGGTAMDPQVIQQLLARRQDDDRPLGRLTPRELEVLELMAQGRSNAAIAGQLVVTERAIAKHTSNIFAKLGLDVSDDDNRRVLAVLAYLDQGR from the coding sequence TTGCGAGTTGTCCTAGCCGAAGACCTGTTCCTGCTGCGCGACGGGCTGGTCCGGATGCTGGAGGCGTTCGACTTCGAGATCGCCGCCGCTGTCGAGAGCGGTCCCGAACTGACGCGGGCGCTCGCCGAGACGGCACCCGACGTCGCCGTGGTCGACGTACGCCTGCCGCCCTCGCACACCGACGAGGGGCTGCAGTGCGCGCTGGCGGCCCGCCGGGCCAGACCCGGCTTTCCGGTGCTCGTCCTGTCGCAGCACGTCGAGCAGTTGTACGCGCGTGAACTGCTGGCCGACGGGGCGGGCGGGGTCGGATATCTGCTCAAGGACCGGGTGTTCGACGCCGAGCAGTTCATCGACGCGGTGCGCCGGGTGGCGGCGGGCGGCACGGCGATGGATCCGCAGGTCATCCAGCAGTTGCTGGCGCGGCGGCAGGACGACGACCGGCCGCTGGGCAGGCTGACTCCGCGCGAGCTGGAGGTTTTGGAACTGATGGCGCAGGGCAGGTCGAATGCGGCGATCGCGGGCCAACTCGTGGTCACGGAGCGGGCGATCGCCAAGCACACGTCCAACATCTTCGCGAAGCTGGGCCTGGATGTCTCGGACGACGACAACCGTCGCGTCCTGGCCGTTCTCGCCTATTTGGACCAGGGCCGCTGA
- a CDS encoding DUF1996 domain-containing protein, producing MGRTNRKRRSTLANRAIAASAALALGGGGLLAANIYASAGESKNSTRNAQTTAASVATIKCPDVGQKLTSVPKGARAGVDKELAKLDQQVTEAYKRLADTRQAQAGDPGYVNNAILSPLKSKRVATLDRISNNIKRAGGKGPRGWGKFAGCQGVPAGNPTGGGQGNNGGQGNGGQGNNGGQGNNGGQAGNGGQAGNGGGQGGDGGNGGQADNGPVAADFQDITQVQPTGGPKGVGANGLPANGDSGSTGSFTTSCGTNENELRNSDNVIVAPGVSNGAQHQHDYVGNQSNDAFASDEDLANAETTCQNQGDKSSYFWPVLRVQDGKDDIDADAAGGGQDGNVGTIQQASEAQLKFVGNKKGDVVAMPTALRIITGDAKAFVNGLNNANTNWSCTGFEDRQLTDKFPICPEGSSVVRTSNFQSCWDGQNIDSANHRTHVSFVQADGTCANGFQAIPQLQVRLVYDVAAPQIQGDQITNAFAVDSFPDQLHKPITDHNDFINFFDENEMNEVVDCINSGQNCT from the coding sequence ATGGGACGCACGAACCGAAAACGCCGCTCCACGCTCGCCAACCGGGCGATAGCCGCATCGGCGGCTCTCGCGCTGGGTGGCGGCGGTCTGCTTGCGGCCAACATCTACGCTTCTGCGGGCGAGAGCAAGAACTCGACGCGGAACGCGCAGACGACCGCCGCATCGGTGGCCACGATCAAATGCCCGGACGTCGGCCAGAAGCTGACCTCCGTGCCCAAGGGCGCCCGCGCCGGTGTCGACAAGGAGCTGGCCAAGCTCGACCAGCAGGTCACGGAGGCCTATAAGCGTCTTGCGGACACTCGCCAGGCCCAGGCGGGGGACCCCGGCTACGTCAACAACGCCATCCTCAGCCCCCTGAAGTCCAAGCGTGTCGCCACGCTCGACAGGATCAGCAACAACATCAAGCGCGCGGGCGGCAAGGGACCCAGAGGATGGGGCAAGTTCGCGGGCTGCCAGGGCGTACCCGCCGGCAACCCCACGGGTGGGGGCCAGGGCAACAACGGCGGTCAGGGCAACGGCGGCCAGGGCAACAACGGTGGCCAGGGCAACAATGGCGGCCAGGCCGGTAACGGTGGCCAGGCCGGCAACGGCGGCGGCCAGGGTGGCGACGGCGGTAACGGCGGTCAGGCCGACAACGGGCCCGTGGCAGCCGACTTCCAGGACATCACCCAGGTCCAGCCGACCGGCGGACCGAAGGGTGTGGGCGCCAACGGGCTTCCCGCGAACGGGGACAGCGGTTCCACCGGCTCCTTCACCACGAGCTGCGGCACCAACGAGAACGAGCTCCGCAACTCGGACAACGTGATCGTCGCTCCGGGTGTCAGCAACGGCGCCCAGCACCAGCACGACTACGTCGGCAACCAGTCCAACGACGCTTTCGCGAGCGACGAGGACCTGGCGAACGCCGAGACCACCTGCCAGAACCAGGGCGACAAGTCCTCGTACTTCTGGCCGGTGCTGCGTGTGCAGGACGGCAAGGACGACATCGACGCGGACGCCGCCGGTGGCGGTCAGGACGGCAACGTCGGCACGATCCAGCAGGCCAGCGAAGCCCAGCTGAAGTTCGTGGGCAACAAGAAGGGCGATGTCGTCGCGATGCCGACGGCCCTGCGCATCATCACCGGTGACGCCAAGGCCTTCGTCAACGGCCTCAACAACGCCAACACGAACTGGAGCTGCACCGGCTTCGAGGACCGCCAGCTGACGGACAAGTTCCCGATCTGCCCCGAGGGCAGCTCCGTGGTGCGCACGTCCAACTTCCAGAGCTGCTGGGACGGCCAGAACATCGACAGCGCCAACCACCGCACGCACGTGTCCTTCGTCCAGGCGGACGGCACCTGCGCCAACGGTTTCCAGGCCATCCCCCAGCTGCAGGTCCGTCTCGTCTACGACGTGGCGGCCCCGCAGATCCAGGGTGACCAGATCACCAACGCTTTCGCGGTGGACTCCTTCCCGGACCAGCTGCACAAGCCGATCACCGACCACAACGACTTCATCAACTTCTTCGACGAGAACGAGATGAACGAGGTCGTGGACTGCATCAACAGCGGTCAGAACTGCACGTGA